Part of the Quercus lobata isolate SW786 chromosome 6, ValleyOak3.0 Primary Assembly, whole genome shotgun sequence genome, CACAACCAATCACAGCCGTCCATCTAGCCTCCAAAAACCCTGAACCCAAACCCTGAAAATACCCACAATCCCTCATATATTACTCCCTTCTCCTCCAAACCCTAGACtccactctctcacacacacgcacacacagaGAGCACAAACCATGGCGACGCCAGCAGTGGAGTCCGTACAATGCTTCGGCCGCAAGAAAACCGCGGTGGCCGTAACCTACTGCAAGCGCGGCCGAGGTCTGATCAAGATCAACGGCTGCCCGATCGAGCTGGTGGAGCCCGAGATCCTACGGTTCAAAGCCTACGAGCCGATCCTCCTCCTCGGACGACACCGTTTTGCCGGCGTCGACATGAGGATCCGAGTCAAAGGCGGAGGTCACACCTCTCAGATCTACGCGATTCGCCAGAGCATCGCAAAGGCACTCGTCGCTTTCTACCAGAAGTACGTGGACGAGCAAAGCAAGAAGGAGATCAAGGATATTCTGGTTCGATATGATCGGACTTTGCTTGTCGCCGATCCGAGACGCTGTGAGCCTAAGAAGTTCGGTGGTCGCGGCGCTAGGGCTAGGTTCCAGAAATCCTACCGTTAGAGACAGAGAcacagtgagagagagagagagagagagagggagagagagaattctCGAGCTTGAAATCGGTTATTTTATATGTCGTTTTAGGACTATTTATGTCGTTTTGTTTCTTGTTCTGTCGTTTTAGGGAGATTAATCtggatttaaaattttgatatggaTTTCATATTTGGCGCAATTTTGATTTATGATGAattagttgttttatttttaatgtttgtttgtttcaaattttgataTGCTAAAACAATGTTAACTTGTTTGCTTAGTGAAATCATTTGCTGTATTTATTGAAAATGTGAACGGAGGAGTTTTGTGCTGTCTGTGAATTGTTAGTGCATAATGTAGTGCTGGGGTAAAGCGGGAATGGCGGTAGATTTAACTGAATGATAATTGGatgaaaaaaatacatgtgGCTGAATCTAACTAGTCTGTTGCGAATCCATAGCTGACCCAAATTTTTTGATACTTAAGCTAAGGATTAATataattagtttggaaagaaaaaaggattagTTGATTTATGCTTTTTATGTCACGCAATAGATGGCTATGGATAATGCTTTGCTCATAGTTAGGTGTTCAGTTATTACAAAGAGGTTTGCCTTGATTTTATGATATATTGCGAATGGTCGTAGATTGAACTTGAGCTGAATGGTGATAGTGGTTTGATAATTTAGTTTGTTGACCTCAGGTGTTTGGTGTTGGATTGAAAGAAAAGTCACTGATTAGGGGTTTAAAAAGCTGGTGAGGGAGGGGTTCGAGCCATAGGGCTTGGTTTTTCTGTTTTTAGTAATTTGCTTACTTCATGTTTACTTTTCTTCTTGGATGATGTTAGTAAATAATCATCTTTTTAAGGTTTATAAGTTGAGATTAGATACTCTGGATAAGGCTTgggtgtttttgttttatagaaTTGAACTTGGTgaaaatgaagaagtatttttTGTGTAATGTTTGAGACTTTGAGGTGATGCAGAACTCTTTAGTTGTAATAATGTCGTATGGGATCTAGCAAACTCgtggttgaaacttgaaagtacAATTGTCTACTCCTTAACCAGTCATTTTAGTTTCATAAATTATTTGCTTGTCACAAATGATTTGGCAGCCTAGGCTGGGTGTATCCACTCGTTACTATCTACTAGGGGGAATTAGTTTGTCTAGtataatgattaaatttttttagattattgCTCATCATAGTACTTTAGTTATCTAACTGCGAAATATCAAATTCTTGGCTAGGTGTctttatgagaaatgatattGATTTGTGAGAAGGACATGTTTAGAAGTTATTTGCTGCATATTTGTGCATGttttgccaatgagctctagcacAAATGGTAATGCCTTATCCCAAAAGAAAGCCATGGGTGGTGACTGGTGAGATCATGGGTAACTAGGTTTTACATTTGATATGATTGTGACCATAGTTACCTTTCAATTCATGTATGGTTGCTATGTTTTCCatctaaatttatgtgaggCATGGGTATTGGGTAGCCATACCTAGTAAGCTTATTGTTTTACCATGTTTAGTAGCTGCTTGTTCATGCCATTGGGTCATAATAATGTGTCAGGTGATCCCTGCATTGGATGACCAAATCATCTTCAAAGTAAAAATAGGATTTATGGAGAGGTTTGACTCTTGTTGAATTTAAGGTGCATGTAACTGGAATCTCTGCACCCCTTGCTAGTactaggtggagggtgaggttgtgagTTCAAGATTGATTTGATGCGTGTGCAACtttccaataaaaaagaaaggaagaggtGTATGTCACATACAGGatgatctcttttttttttccttttttttcttttttgatgagaaaattTCCATTAATAACAAAGACCTGAAGTACAACATAAAGCAAGAAAGCTACATCAGAGTAGGCGATCCTGGTGGATTAGGAGTCTCACTGCTGGAGGGGAAAAACCTTCCCAGACTTGACTAGTTTCATTACAATTAGCATAGTGGGCAAGCTCATGCGCAACCTTATTAAAGTCCCTCTTCAAATGTCTGATTTGCCAACTGCTAAAACAGTCAAGAATGCCCAAGATTCCTTGAATAATATGACCTATTTCTCCACTGACTTCCTTGGAAGAGATGCTCTGGACAACTGTGAGAGAGTCTGATTCAATGATGACTTGTTGGAGACCCAATTCCTTACCGAATGACCCTAAGATGTTGGCAAGTAGTTTTGAACCTAGGACCTTATGAATTTCAGTAGGCCTTGGAAACTACTATACCAAACCCCTTAGAATTTGGCAATATTCATGTTATTACTTATTGTCATACGGTGAAAATAAACTTTGTAAGTTCTAACCAGAAACCACCAATTCAATGCAGAGTCAAAGCCTATTTTATTGCATGATAGTTGCTCACTTGCTCGTTGCACATCTGTCTTCCACCTGACTTTATCTTGCTAGAAGGGAGAGATGCGAGGCCCATATGCTCTATTGAGTAGGACCTAAATGCCTTGTGTAAAAATGACCCTCTTGAGTCAAGAATTTCACCAACAATCTAATAGCACTATCATTGTACTATCGCTAAACATGTGTCTATGTTCCATTTGCTGTTTGCTGTTTCTCTGGTCTCCTGTTTTTCAGTGGTATATTATAGACTTATGGCCATTTTGGATAAAAAGTGGAGTAGAGTTGGTTGAAAATTAGGTTAATAATTGCCACCTATTGGTTACTGTAAGTTTCAAGTTTGAATTCCCTCAAAAGAACTTGGGTCTAAGAAAACTCAATTATTCAGCAACTACCACCTGCTGTCCAACGAAAAAGAACCGGTCAAAATTTTGTCTATAGTTGGGCTTTTTTCAATCAACTTATTCaccatgtataattttttttgttctttctttaaaagtatgattgtatttttgttagCAAAAAGCTaattatttggagttttttaatttattaacaattttttaaagttccATGCTATCATTTGCAAACCAAACACAGGAGAAATATATTCCACAAACTTTTCTCTCTATGTACAAACACATAAACGGACGGTTATTTGCCATGCCTTTTTTCATTGTCTCTCAAGTGCAGCCAAACAGAAAGAGAAATTATACGGTCCTTGTGGTGGACTACGTTACATGTCCACCATTCTATTAAAAAACtctcatttgtttaaaattgttaagttAGTAATcagtttctatttaaaaaaaatttctgactCGGCAATTTTGTACAGGTAAGAGTCTTTTAGTAGAATGGTGAACCACGTCACTTGTCCATCACGagaaccttataatttctccaaagcACAAAGTTCTAAATGCAAGTCTGCAATGTGGTTGCAGTTGCACTCATTATGGATGATGGATCCATTCCATTGGACCGCAAAATGATGAGGCTATTTCTTTTACATTACGACTTatctctacctttttttttttgagaaaccactTACCTTTACCTATGTGGTCCTAAAAGAATTTATTCCATAACAAGAATTCTCCAATAAAAAACTTCCATAATAATGTGGCAATAATGTgatttgatacttttttttttttttatgagaatgtGATTTGATGCTTAACTACCATTTTAACAATatgacaaatgtaggtttgaattaattttttgggtaattagtgacattaatttataagattcatataataaaatttgtagtattctAGCATGAGCATTTTGTCAAAATATCTCTTTTTCAGAAGCTTTCAACAAATGGCATAACCATTCTTGAACATGAGACCATTTATGGACATGGGCGGAGCCATGTTGAAGGGTGGGGGggccatgcccccccccccccccccccccaaattttgaaattttttaaaatatatataattattttaatattttcaaaatttagtctacaCAAATAAGAGTTGGCCTCCTCtaagtatttgaattagtccaatgatgattttttttaaaaaaaatggtctaatagttatagagataactttatttttcgcaattctattttttattgtaaaatatttttttaatctgtcaaatatttgaaaaagtttggcaccaaacatatttaaatttatctttttcaatctGTTATGTGGCTattaacaagtcattgactcattaaaaaagtattgtcactaaaactacacatgaaatATCTCTTTAGTTGCCACACAATGGGTCAAAGCAAAATaacttcaaatatgtttggagcctAATTTGttcctccaagttttggatcattcttgtgtttgaaaattatattagttcaattgaataattttacttacattagtataaaatttgataatttttatagaaaatgaaactttttaagaatttcactatgaaaattgtgaaaatgtattttattaattttatgaaagatagccatcaaatataattttgattgaaaatattaagctcttttttggttgggtgtgtgtatatatataacttatcaaataaaaaagtgtgtatataataaaataaaaaacatgtgtatttatgtgtgtgtatggagttgtcttgataaatatattagtgttgCAACTTAGCcctcccaaacaaaaattcctggCTTCGCCCCTGTTTATGGAAGAATATGAAGTCCCAATCTTCGAACCTGAAACCATATGTATTTCAAATTGCTTCTATAATTGTTCGATTTTTACAAGGTACAACATGCAGAAATTCAATAAACTTGCTATATGGAAGTAAATCTCACTTTCACagtttttttatcattttttttcagtAAAGAATTTGCTTGGCATACATTCTATGTTGATAGTTGGATATAGATGTGGAGGGTCCATCATCTGAGACAGATACCAAACCTCTGAACATACTATGCCAAAGTTTTGGTGCACTGTTAAAAGGATGATTGTGACCCTGCTGTGTGATAATGACCAATTGTGGTGGTTGGCAGCCTCATTTTACTGGTAGTAGTAAAACCATAAAAGGCATAACTCTCACAGAAATTAAGCTTGGTTCATGCATCTGTtattttgtcataattttttttttggccaggCAAGCAAGCACAAGAGAGACTGAGTTGCACTGAAGAGAATGATTGATAAATCCAATAACcatgatggttttttttttggtggtgaaaAAAGATTCATTAAACCAAATTACGAATGAAAGAGTCTAGGATAACAAACATCCATGTATCAGCCTTAAGTTgagttacaagttacaacacaGCTTCTATATGCAAAACTTAACACAACGATTCTTTTTGGGATAGGTATATTCAATCCGAAATGCCTCCAAAATTAATGGACAAAGAAACCTGCAATCATTAATAAGAGTACTGCACGGGTTAATGTTAGGttcaatatttgatttcaagcTAATAAGAGCAATTACCAATTGTGTATTCACTTCAATAACTACATCTCAGATTTAGGATGTGCACTAGTCAAGTTGGGTTAAGTTTGAGGTATTTTTGCGTTGAGTACTTTCCAATTCAACCCAAGTCATAGTGCCTCTCAAAACCAATTTAACCAGTATAGGGATCGAGTTATAGGGGCATTTCATCaagctaaataaataaataattgtgttttcatttatatatcTAAGTCCATAATTTAATCAATGATTACAATTTACAATTGAGCGCAATAtatcaatttcatcaaaattaaatttcaaaataccaaaaaaatcaaactaacaaatttaaactttattcccaaaaaataaaataaaattaatgaatttaaaataCATGCATTTTTAAAGACTATTAATAGTACGAGTTGGGTTGTGTTACTTGCGTTAAAAGATTTTTCAACTTAATCCAACCCaaccttccaaaaaaaaataatctccaATACATGCACTAGGTTAGATTGGATTAGGGTGAGTTTGTTTTACACTCCCACCAATGGCGgctctataaaatttttttagagtggtcactaagaaatttaaattatacaaaatctaataaatagacaatttgaatatatcaacatcacaaaaaaatcacacaaaaaatacatgaaatattacaatttttttgtactaacaaagtgaaagaaaaaaatagactaataagaaataaagtggaaattggaaattgaaaatgctgaaacaagaataataaagtgaccacaatattttcataacaaatcttatgcaACAAACTGTTATTAGTAGGTAAAACATGTCAATGTTGAGcctaaattagaattagtaataaCTTActacataatatttattgtgaaaatattatggatcgatgtagcattactcttatttttgttgaactcaAATTCTTGTGATTCTCAGATTAGggtatttaacatttttattagagtagtcaaaataggttaatttagtatataatattttttttttgtaagtatatatataggggCCGACTCCCCTCCAGTCCAAAATTCTCCCATGGCTGTTTTAATCCGGATGCAAGACacatggaaaatgaaaaatctaatGGTGAAAAACAAAGCCACCTTGAAATGTGTTTATTTCAATTTTACCCACACCTTCAGCGATCTCCCTTGCAAACCCACAGCCTATACACCACCGTCCTTGGCAGCGGAGCCATCTGAAATTCTACCTAGAAACACGACAGTTGCATCCTTCACAGATAGTCAAGATGGATTATTCTATAGATTTTATACTGCATGATTATATGCAGATTCTTCAACACCAACTAATCAACATCCCAGTGGGGAATGAAACAACAAGGGGGCCAAGTTAAAACTTCTATGAGATAAGGTTTTGTATTGACACAGTCAAAGAGGCAATATCTTTTATTTGggtaatttgttgtaaaaaatagaATAGATGTTGGGTTTGATTACTTTGAAGTGAAATAagcaaaacccacaaaaagtTATGCCTAGATCTAAGAGATCCAAAACCTAAGAAGTGAATTTTGGTGAAATTCATTAAGATTTTTGATGTTTGGAAGAGGATTGGAGCAAACTCCAGATGGTACAATAGGGTTTTCAAGTATTGAATGAGAATTGGCTAGACCCATATTGAGTTTTTGTGGAtttgtgcaaaaatggagatAACCCTGAAAAGAATCGGAAGTTTCCactttttttagaatttttattttttttattttttatttttacttgcAGAAGAGATGTAACACCAAGAGCTTTTCGGAATGATGCCAGTAACTCCAAGGTTTCTGGCACTATTTCCGATGGCTTCTAGCCATATGCTACCAAATATAGCTGAAAGGTATATGAACAAAGCAATAAATTACGTTTCGAGGTGGCTTTGTTTTTCA contains:
- the LOC115995108 gene encoding 40S ribosomal protein S16; the protein is MATPAVESVQCFGRKKTAVAVTYCKRGRGLIKINGCPIELVEPEILRFKAYEPILLLGRHRFAGVDMRIRVKGGGHTSQIYAIRQSIAKALVAFYQKYVDEQSKKEIKDILVRYDRTLLVADPRRCEPKKFGGRGARARFQKSYR